Proteins encoded together in one Undibacterium sp. CCC3.4 window:
- a CDS encoding AlkA N-terminal domain-containing protein, whose amino-acid sequence MPLSLTPSQAAPAIDGEHCYRALEARDSRFDGVFFTGVKTTGIYCRPICPAKTPRASSCTFFRYAAAAEAAGFRPCLRCRPELAPYALQQNLAHAIWKRIADGALNDISVEVLAQQVGLSSRQMRRVVLQEFGVTPVELAQTQRLLFAKKLLHETSLSLTELAYAAGFGSVRRFNALFLQRYGMAPGAMRRSSSAPGGGICLRLAYRPPYAWDALMQYLRGRAMHGLEAVIVDGKGLAYVRSVRIGAYSGWLKVSHSEKSHQLCVELAPTLVPVVLSVLARIREQFDLEANPDSIEQQLQKDSMLALQLAATPGLRVPGTFDCFELALRAVLGQQVSVAGASTVAGRLVGRFGDVVRTPFAEVNRHFPTPQQLLAASISDLAGLGMPGARAATLQVVAQFALENGFERPGSQDEWIAKMKALRGIGEWTAQYVAMRAMRFPDAFPAGDLGLQKAAAQLAPAPSPRCSEKQLLARSADWSPWRSYAALLLWQSLSADAASAHKKENL is encoded by the coding sequence ATGCCATTGTCCCTTACGCCAAGCCAGGCAGCACCGGCCATCGACGGCGAGCATTGCTACCGCGCATTGGAGGCCAGAGACAGCCGTTTTGATGGTGTCTTCTTTACCGGTGTCAAAACCACCGGTATTTACTGTCGGCCGATTTGTCCGGCAAAAACCCCGCGTGCAAGCTCCTGTACCTTCTTTCGCTACGCCGCCGCTGCCGAGGCGGCCGGCTTTCGCCCCTGTCTGCGCTGTCGCCCTGAGTTGGCACCGTATGCGCTGCAACAAAATCTGGCTCATGCAATTTGGAAACGGATCGCCGATGGCGCATTGAACGACATCAGTGTCGAAGTCTTGGCGCAGCAAGTCGGGCTGTCGTCGCGACAGATGCGAAGGGTGGTGCTGCAGGAATTCGGTGTCACGCCGGTGGAGTTGGCGCAAACTCAACGCTTGTTGTTTGCTAAAAAATTACTGCACGAGACGTCATTAAGCTTGACCGAACTCGCCTATGCGGCCGGTTTCGGCAGCGTGCGACGTTTCAATGCCCTGTTTTTACAACGCTATGGCATGGCACCCGGGGCCATGCGTCGCAGCAGCAGCGCGCCCGGCGGTGGCATTTGCCTGCGCTTGGCGTATCGTCCACCCTATGCGTGGGACGCCTTGATGCAATATTTGCGCGGCCGCGCCATGCACGGACTCGAAGCGGTGATCGTCGATGGCAAGGGGCTGGCGTATGTGCGCAGCGTGCGTATCGGTGCCTACAGCGGCTGGTTGAAAGTCAGCCATAGTGAAAAAAGTCATCAGTTATGCGTCGAACTGGCGCCGACTCTGGTGCCGGTGGTATTGAGCGTATTGGCCAGAATACGCGAGCAATTTGATTTGGAAGCCAATCCCGACAGCATAGAACAACAGTTGCAGAAAGACAGCATGCTCGCGCTCCAATTGGCTGCCACGCCAGGCTTGCGTGTGCCGGGGACCTTTGATTGTTTCGAGCTGGCACTGCGGGCCGTGCTCGGTCAGCAGGTCAGTGTGGCCGGTGCCAGTACCGTAGCCGGTCGTTTGGTCGGGCGTTTCGGCGATGTGGTGCGGACGCCATTTGCCGAAGTGAACAGGCATTTCCCGACGCCGCAACAATTGCTTGCCGCCTCCATTTCCGACTTGGCCGGTCTCGGCATGCCTGGTGCTCGTGCGGCGACGCTGCAAGTGGTGGCGCAGTTTGCTTTAGAGAACGGTTTTGAGCGGCCAGGCTCGCAAGATGAATGGATCGCGAAGATGAAAGCTTTGCGTGGCATCGGTGAGTGGACGGCCCAATACGTTGCCATGCGTGCCATGCGTTTTCCCGATGCCTTTCCTGCCGGTGATCTCGGCTTGCAAAAAGCTGCGGCGCAGCTCGCTCCCGCGCCGAGTCCGCGTTGTAGTGAAAAACAATTACTGGCGCGCTCAGCCGACTGGTCACCGTGGCGCTCGTATGCGGCTCTGCTGCTGTGGCAATCGCTGAGCGCGGATGCTGCGTCAGCTCACAAGAAGGAAAACTTATGA
- a CDS encoding energy transducer TonB, translated as MAADSAPLMDSKSCDAPKYPKAALMNEETGTVSMGFLVGADGKVMESKVEKSSGSKSLDKAALGALSQCKFKPGTKDGKADQSWAKVDFVWKLE; from the coding sequence ATGGCGGCCGACAGCGCACCGCTGATGGATAGTAAATCCTGCGATGCGCCGAAATATCCGAAAGCTGCCTTGATGAATGAAGAAACCGGCACCGTCTCCATGGGTTTTTTGGTCGGCGCGGATGGCAAGGTGATGGAATCGAAAGTGGAAAAATCGAGCGGTTCGAAAAGCCTGGACAAAGCTGCCTTGGGTGCGCTGAGCCAGTGTAAATTCAAACCCGGTACCAAAGATGGCAAAGCCGATCAGAGCTGGGCCAAAGTTGACTTCGTTTGGAAACTCGAATAA
- a CDS encoding methyl-accepting chemotaxis protein, translating to MTVSKRLGLGFALVLALLVAVTVVGISRMAQIQGRLESIVNVSNVESRLALDMRAIVYDRLVSLRNLTLLNDAADMEKDLAKIAEQSKKYELANEKLLKLSELNGAPDADKKALLTKLKERETAAAALPAKAQELGLGNNPEVATIGLIKKVRPIQQSWLDTLDELVKLEDQVNQQVADEANSAFKAATSLMLILGALALLGGISAALFISRSLLRQLGGEPDYAARIAGQIAAGELASDIAVVSGDEASLIFEMKSMRDSLVNIVTQVRSGTDTIATASSEIASGNLDLSARTEQQASSLEKTTSSMRELTSTVKQNADNARQANQLAASASEVARQGGVVVAQVVDTMGSINESSRKIVDIISVIDGIAFQTNILALNAAVEAARAGEQGRGFAVVAAEVRNLAQRSAAAAKEIKNLIDTSVEKVEIGTKLVGQAGVTIDQVVTSVRQVTDIMAEITAASQEQSAGIEQVNHAIIEMDSVTQQNAALVEQAAAAAQSLQDQAAELAKVVSVFKLGGHAPAAVQRPAALPARRVEASARVAPLNKKRVTPMKSLPPARSAAKKAAADDGWEEF from the coding sequence ATGACCGTGAGTAAACGTCTGGGGCTGGGTTTTGCCCTGGTATTGGCATTGCTGGTTGCCGTCACCGTTGTTGGTATATCGCGCATGGCGCAGATACAGGGACGACTGGAAAGTATCGTCAATGTCAGCAATGTCGAAAGCCGTTTGGCTTTGGATATGCGTGCCATCGTCTATGACCGCTTGGTTTCGCTGCGCAATTTGACGCTGCTCAACGATGCGGCTGACATGGAAAAGGATTTGGCGAAAATCGCCGAACAATCGAAGAAATACGAGCTAGCCAATGAAAAACTGCTCAAACTGAGCGAACTCAATGGCGCGCCCGATGCCGATAAAAAAGCTTTGCTGACTAAGTTGAAAGAGCGTGAAACGGCCGCCGCCGCCTTGCCGGCCAAAGCACAGGAACTCGGTTTGGGAAATAATCCTGAAGTGGCGACGATAGGCTTGATCAAAAAAGTTCGCCCGATACAGCAAAGTTGGCTCGATACCCTCGATGAACTGGTGAAGCTCGAAGATCAAGTCAATCAGCAAGTCGCCGACGAAGCTAATTCTGCCTTTAAAGCCGCGACCAGTCTTATGCTCATCCTCGGTGCTTTGGCTTTGCTTGGCGGCATCAGTGCAGCCTTGTTCATCAGTCGCAGTTTGTTGCGTCAATTGGGCGGTGAGCCCGATTATGCGGCGCGGATCGCCGGTCAAATTGCCGCCGGTGAACTCGCCAGCGATATCGCCGTCGTCTCCGGTGATGAGGCCAGTTTGATTTTTGAAATGAAAAGCATGCGCGACAGCTTGGTTAACATCGTCACCCAGGTTCGTTCCGGCACCGATACCATCGCCACCGCCTCGAGCGAAATTGCCAGCGGTAACTTGGATCTCTCTGCGCGTACCGAACAGCAAGCCAGCTCGCTGGAAAAAACCACCTCATCGATGCGCGAGTTGACCAGCACCGTCAAACAGAATGCTGACAATGCGCGTCAAGCCAACCAATTGGCCGCCTCCGCTTCCGAAGTGGCGCGCCAAGGTGGCGTGGTGGTCGCGCAAGTGGTCGATACCATGGGTTCGATCAATGAATCCTCGCGCAAAATCGTCGACATTATCAGCGTGATCGACGGCATTGCTTTCCAGACCAATATTCTGGCTTTGAACGCGGCGGTCGAAGCGGCCCGAGCCGGTGAGCAAGGTCGTGGCTTTGCCGTCGTGGCGGCAGAAGTGCGCAATTTGGCACAGCGCAGTGCCGCAGCCGCCAAGGAAATTAAAAACCTGATCGACACCTCGGTGGAAAAAGTCGAAATCGGCACAAAACTGGTCGGGCAGGCCGGCGTCACGATCGACCAAGTGGTCACGAGCGTCAGACAGGTCACCGATATCATGGCCGAGATTACCGCCGCGAGTCAGGAACAAAGCGCAGGAATAGAACAAGTCAATCACGCCATCATAGAAATGGATAGCGTCACGCAACAGAATGCCGCCTTGGTTGAACAAGCGGCCGCCGCGGCGCAGAGCTTGCAAGATCAGGCGGCAGAATTGGCCAAGGTAGTGAGCGTATTCAAACTCGGTGGCCATGCGCCGGCCGCTGTGCAGCGGCCAGCCGCGCTGCCAGCGCGACGCGTCGAAGCCTCGGCCCGAGTCGCCCCGCTTAACAAGAAACGTGTGACGCCGATGAAATCTTTGCCGCCAGCACGTTCGGCAGCGAAAAAAGCGGCGGCCGACGATGGCTGGGAAGAATTTTAA
- the xdhA gene encoding xanthine dehydrogenase small subunit, which yields MSAPLRYYFQHQVHSVDQMPLTRTLLQHLREDLHCTGTKEGCAEGDCGACTVVIADLHEGEVRMQSVNACLQFMPTLAGKAIFTIEDLTEKQCLHPVQQALVECHASQCGFCTPGFAMSLWDLYLQNPALPLPRRQIDIALSGNLCRCTGYRPIIAAAQKMTTLPRVDFDRQALKLALTALDDGQPFSYQHAGQAFHAPRSLAQLLTLREAHPQATLLAGGTDIGLWVNKQFRDLGSVIYLGQVNELCQVSQVDGLLCIGAGVNLDDAYREVSAYYPQLTELWQRFASLPIRHVGTLGGNVANGSPIGDSMPWLIALGSRIVLRSVRGERELALEDFYLGYQQKDLQADEIVAALRIPLPQPGQIFRVYKLAKRFDQDISALCAAFSAHLEGEQLSQVRIACGGMAATPKRATHAEAQLQGQAWDETNLCAAMKALAQDYAPLSDLRASADYRMQAAGNLLRRWWLETRPQAPLPAHEVNAFAAELP from the coding sequence ATGTCTGCCCCGCTTCGCTATTATTTTCAGCATCAAGTTCACTCTGTCGATCAGATGCCGCTTACCCGCACCCTGTTGCAGCACTTGCGCGAGGATTTACATTGCACCGGCACCAAAGAAGGCTGCGCCGAAGGCGATTGCGGCGCGTGTACGGTGGTGATTGCCGATTTACACGAGGGTGAAGTCAGGATGCAATCGGTTAATGCTTGCCTGCAATTCATGCCTACCTTGGCCGGGAAAGCGATTTTTACCATCGAAGATTTAACAGAAAAGCAGTGTTTACATCCAGTTCAACAAGCACTGGTGGAGTGCCACGCGTCACAATGCGGTTTTTGTACGCCGGGGTTTGCCATGTCTTTATGGGATTTGTATTTACAAAACCCGGCACTGCCGCTGCCGCGACGTCAGATTGACATCGCTTTGTCGGGAAATCTGTGTCGTTGCACCGGCTATCGCCCGATTATTGCCGCAGCACAAAAAATGACGACTTTGCCGCGCGTCGATTTTGACCGCCAAGCGCTCAAGCTCGCCTTGACGGCGCTCGATGACGGCCAGCCATTCAGTTACCAGCATGCCGGCCAAGCGTTTCACGCGCCACGTAGTTTGGCGCAGTTGTTGACCTTGCGCGAGGCCCATCCGCAGGCGACGCTGTTGGCTGGCGGCACTGATATCGGCTTGTGGGTCAACAAGCAATTTCGTGATCTCGGCAGTGTGATTTACCTCGGCCAGGTCAACGAGCTATGCCAGGTCAGCCAGGTCGATGGCCTACTGTGTATCGGTGCCGGTGTCAACCTGGACGATGCATATCGGGAAGTAAGTGCCTACTATCCGCAATTGACCGAGCTCTGGCAACGCTTTGCCTCGCTGCCGATACGCCATGTCGGCACGCTGGGCGGCAATGTCGCCAACGGCTCGCCCATCGGTGATTCCATGCCTTGGTTGATCGCACTCGGCAGCCGCATCGTACTGCGCAGTGTGCGCGGCGAGCGCGAACTGGCGCTGGAAGATTTTTATCTCGGCTATCAACAGAAAGACTTGCAAGCCGATGAAATCGTCGCCGCCCTGCGCATTCCACTGCCACAGCCCGGGCAAATTTTTCGCGTGTATAAATTGGCCAAGCGCTTTGATCAAGATATTTCAGCACTCTGTGCCGCTTTTTCTGCTCACCTCGAGGGCGAGCAGTTGTCGCAAGTACGCATCGCCTGTGGCGGCATGGCCGCGACTCCAAAGCGCGCTACCCACGCCGAAGCGCAATTGCAAGGGCAAGCCTGGGACGAAACGAACTTGTGCGCGGCCATGAAGGCATTGGCGCAGGATTATGCGCCGCTCTCGGATTTGCGTGCCAGTGCAGACTACCGCATGCAAGCGGCCGGCAATTTATTACGGCGTTGGTGGTTGGAAACTCGGCCGCAGGCGCCTCTGCCGGCACATGAAGTCAATGCTTTTGCAGCGGAGTTGCCATGA
- the xdhB gene encoding xanthine dehydrogenase molybdopterin binding subunit, with product MTNTAHEATHAAATPVVGHSHQHESARLHVSGSATYTDDIAELHGTLHAALGLSTVAHARLRALDLSAVRAAPGVLAVLCAADFPGTNQCGPIIQDEPILAEDVVEYVGQAMFIVVANSHEQARRAARLAQVDYELLPAVLDARAAHAAQSYVLPPLALARGDAAAALATAAHSLSGQWQVGGQEQFYLEGQIAYALPQEDGALRVLCSTQHPSEMQHIIAHALALPTHSVQVECRRMGGAFGGKESQSSLWAAAAALCAWRLQRPVKLRADRDDDMQVTGKRHDFHYAYEVGYDDSGLLLGARLELIARAGYSADLSGPVATRAICHVDNTYFLSDVDIRAFCAKTNTQSNTAFRGFGGPQGALLIEHVIDEIARALGLDPLDVRKRNFYGRNAAEGRNVTHYGQTVVDNVIHELVAELEESSAYRARRVAIAEFNARSPILKKGLALTPHKFGIAFNVTHLNQAGALVHVYLDGSILVNHGGTEMGQGLHTKVLQVVAHELGVPLAALRISASDTAKIANTSATAASTGADLNGKAAQDAARRIRLRLAEFAAATWGGSATAVRFEAGTVAVNGTLMGFAELVQKAYLARVQLWSDGFYATPQLHWNGKTMNGNPFAYYAYGAAVSEVQVDTLTGEWKLLRVDALYDAGQSLNPALDIGQVEGAFIQGMGWLTTEELVWNAAGKLMTHAPSTYKIPAISDCPEDFRVALFNNSNPFDSIHRSKAVGEPPLLLPFSVFFAIRDAISSLAGHRHAPALAAPATSEAILRAISALPTEKP from the coding sequence ATGACGAATACTGCCCATGAGGCGACTCATGCCGCTGCCACCCCCGTGGTCGGCCACTCCCATCAGCATGAATCGGCGCGGCTACATGTGAGCGGTAGCGCCACCTATACCGACGATATTGCCGAACTACATGGCACGCTGCACGCCGCCTTAGGCTTGTCGACGGTGGCGCACGCACGTCTGCGCGCGCTCGATCTGAGCGCCGTGCGCGCCGCGCCTGGGGTGCTGGCGGTATTGTGCGCGGCCGATTTTCCCGGCACGAATCAATGCGGCCCCATCATTCAGGATGAGCCTATCTTGGCCGAAGACGTGGTCGAATATGTCGGCCAAGCAATGTTTATTGTCGTCGCCAATAGCCACGAGCAGGCACGCCGCGCCGCGCGTTTGGCGCAGGTCGATTATGAACTGTTGCCGGCCGTGCTAGATGCCCGTGCCGCCCATGCCGCGCAGTCGTATGTGCTGCCGCCATTGGCACTGGCGCGCGGCGATGCCGCCGCTGCGCTGGCCACGGCAGCGCATAGCTTGTCTGGGCAATGGCAAGTCGGCGGACAAGAGCAGTTTTATCTCGAAGGCCAGATCGCCTATGCGCTGCCACAGGAAGATGGGGCGCTGCGGGTACTGTGCTCGACCCAACATCCCAGTGAGATGCAACACATCATCGCGCACGCCCTGGCATTACCGACGCACAGCGTGCAAGTCGAATGCCGGCGCATGGGCGGCGCCTTCGGCGGGAAAGAATCACAATCGTCCTTGTGGGCCGCCGCCGCCGCCTTATGCGCTTGGCGGCTGCAACGTCCGGTCAAGTTGCGCGCCGATCGCGATGACGATATGCAAGTTACCGGCAAACGCCATGATTTCCATTACGCTTACGAAGTCGGCTACGACGATAGCGGGCTCTTGCTCGGTGCCCGCTTAGAACTGATTGCCCGTGCCGGCTATTCGGCGGATCTGTCGGGCCCGGTGGCGACGCGCGCGATTTGCCATGTCGATAATACCTATTTTCTCTCCGATGTCGACATCCGTGCCTTCTGTGCCAAAACCAATACGCAATCCAATACCGCCTTTCGCGGTTTCGGCGGCCCGCAAGGCGCACTGTTGATCGAACATGTGATCGATGAAATTGCGCGTGCCTTAGGGCTCGATCCGCTCGATGTCAGAAAACGTAATTTTTACGGACGCAACGCTGCCGAGGGCCGCAATGTCACCCATTACGGCCAAACAGTCGTCGACAATGTGATCCACGAATTGGTCGCCGAACTGGAAGAAAGCAGCGCTTACCGCGCACGTCGCGTGGCGATTGCCGAATTCAATGCGCGCAGTCCGATACTGAAAAAAGGCTTGGCGCTGACGCCACATAAATTCGGCATTGCCTTCAACGTTACCCATCTCAACCAAGCCGGCGCCCTGGTACATGTGTATCTCGACGGCTCGATCTTGGTCAATCATGGTGGCACCGAGATGGGCCAAGGCTTGCACACCAAGGTTTTGCAAGTGGTGGCACACGAACTCGGCGTGCCCTTGGCAGCCTTGCGCATCAGCGCCAGCGACACCGCCAAGATCGCTAACACTTCGGCCACCGCCGCCTCCACCGGTGCCGATCTCAACGGCAAGGCAGCACAAGACGCGGCGCGGCGGATTCGTCTGCGCTTGGCCGAATTTGCCGCCGCTACCTGGGGCGGCAGCGCCACTGCCGTGCGTTTCGAGGCCGGTACGGTCGCCGTCAATGGCACGCTGATGGGATTTGCTGAATTAGTGCAGAAAGCGTATCTGGCCCGAGTTCAACTATGGTCCGATGGCTTCTATGCCACACCGCAATTGCACTGGAATGGCAAAACCATGAATGGCAACCCGTTTGCCTATTATGCGTATGGTGCGGCGGTGTCGGAAGTACAGGTCGATACCCTGACTGGGGAATGGAAACTGTTGCGCGTCGATGCCTTATACGATGCCGGTCAATCACTCAATCCGGCACTCGACATCGGCCAAGTGGAAGGGGCGTTCATTCAAGGCATGGGTTGGTTGACCACCGAAGAGTTGGTCTGGAACGCGGCTGGTAAGCTGATGACACATGCGCCGTCGACCTATAAAATACCAGCGATTTCCGATTGCCCGGAAGATTTTCGGGTGGCGCTGTTTAATAACAGCAATCCGTTTGACAGCATACACCGCTCAAAAGCGGTCGGCGAACCGCCCTTGCTGTTACCATTCTCGGTCTTTTTCGCCATCCGCGACGCCATCTCCAGCTTGGCCGGACATCGCCACGCCCCGGCCTTGGCCGCACCGGCTACCAGCGAAGCCATTTTGCGCGCGATCAGCGCGCTCCCTACAGAGAAGCCCTAA